The window TGAAAGTCTCGGATTCCGGACACGCAAATTGCCCGTGGATCCCCAAGGTTTTGTTGATCCGGTTGAATTGCGCCGGATGATTTGCGCGGACACCGTGCTGGTGGTGACGCATTTGGTTAACCACGACCTAGGCACACTCCAACCGGTCGATGAGCTTGTGCAGATGGCGCATAGTGCTCATGTGCCAGTTTTAATCGATGCGACTTATGGCGGGGGATGGAGGGATTTGAATCTGGCCGGATGTCCGGCCGATTTTGTCACACTGAGCCCGCATCGTTTCCACGGGCCAAAAGGTGTCGGGGTCCTCGTCAAAAAGAGGCATATCCCTTTGACCCCTCTTATTCACGGGGGGAATCAAGAGCATGAACTCCGTGCCGGGCACGAGAATATTCCGGCAATCCACGGGGCGGGCCTAGCGGCGGGATTCATCCGAGATCATCCTGAAAAATTTATCCGTAACCCTCGGGAACTCCAAAAGCTTTTTCTGGAGCAGATCGCCCCGATCCCGGGAATCAAGTTAAACGGGCCACCGATTGGGGACGATTTGCGCGCGGGTAATTCGCTGAGTCTATCGGTGGCTGGAGTGGATGCGGAGGAGTTAATACTGGTTTGTGACCGTTTCGGACTCCAAATCGCGGGGGGCAGCGCCTGTGTGAGCCGGACCGAAAAAATCCCGCACACTCTCCAAGAGATCGGGTTATCCGAGGATTCTGCACGTGGAACGGTATTAATGAGTTTTGGAATCACCAATACACCCGCGCAAATTGCCCCGGCGGCGGCGGTCTTTGCCAAGGCGGTGGAACGGGTCCGTTCACTTTCCCCGCGTTGGAGAATTTCCGGCGAAGTGAAGTTGCATAATCCCCCGTGAGCGTCTATTTTGGAGGCTTATGTCATCACCAGAAATCACCCTCGAAAAAATCCGCGAAGTCCTTTCGCAGGTTAAGTATCCCGGATTCAGCCGGGACATTGTATCATTTGGCCTGCTCAAAGGTGTCTCGGTGGAGCAGGAACCCTACGGCGTTTTGCTGGAGGTCACGACGACAGACCAGGATTTAATCGGACAAATCGTCAAAGGTGCTGGTGAAGCCCTTTCAAAGCTCGGACCGAAATTTGAAATCCGTATTTCACAGAAAAATGCGGCCCAAGCACCGGCTCAACCGGTCGCGGGCCATTCCCAGAGTATTCCCGGGATAAAATATATTATCGCTGTCGCGAGTGGAAAAGGAGGGGTGGGTAAATCCACCGTCGCCGCGAACTTGGCATCGGCCTTCCGGAAGATGAATCTGAAAACGGGTTTGCTCGACTGTGATATCTACGGCCCGAGCATGGGCCTGATGTTCGGGACGGCTGAACGTCCCCATGCAAATGAAGACCAGACGATCGAACCGGTGGTTCAATTCGGGATACGCCTCATGTCGATGGGGTTCCTTTTAGAAGCGGATGCCCCGGCGATTTTGCGCGGCCCCATCGTGACACGGTACACCCAGCAGCTTTTGAAACAAACCCGCTGGGGTGATCTCGATGTATTGGTCCTCGATTTTCCTCCCGGCACCGGGGATATCCAGCTGACGATCGTCCAGACGGTCGCCCTGAGTGGAGCGGTGATTGTCACGACCCCACAGGATATTGCCTTGCTGGATGCGAAAAAAGGTGTGGCTATGTTTCATAAAACAAATGTACCGATTCTCGGGATCGTGGAGAATATGAGCTACTACCATTGTCCAAAATGCGGGAACCGGGAAGAAATTTTCTCCCATGGCGGGGGCAAATTGCAGGCCGCTAAAATGAATGTCCCCTTCCTCGGGGAAGTCCCCCTGGACATCGCGATCCGTGAAGGCGGGGATAAAGGAATCCCCGTTGTCTTTGGACAACCCGAGAGTGAACACGCAAATTGTTTTATGCAAATTGCGCGGAATGTGTGGACCGATTTGGAGCAGGTGAAAAAATAAAATTAATCAGTAAGCTAAGAATTTAACCGGAGCAAAAGAATATGACTAAAAAAGAATCAAAAATCACTGTGGAACAAATTTACACCGCCCTCAAAAATTGTTTTGATCCGGAGATCCCGGTTAATATTGTCGATCTGGGATTGGTTTATGATGTGGTCTTGGAAGGTAATGATGTCCGGGTAAAAATGTCCCTGACGACTCCCGGTTGTCACATGGGCCCTTCCATCTCCAATGACGCGCAATCTAAGGTGATGGCTGTCGAGGGGGTAGAATCCTGCGAAATCGACATCGTCTGGGATCCTGCTTGGAATCAGTCCATGATCACAGCTGACGGCCGCAAAAAACTCGGGATGGTTTAGTCACGTTAATCCACACGTCTCCATGGTGACGATAGTTCTCGACTAATCAGCAAAAGAATCGATGAAGTCAGGATTTATGACCAAGCCTTGTCCGAAGGGCAAATCTTCAAATTCATCGGCAAAAAGGGTTAGAATCCTACGCCATCAGGTGAGCATCATTTGATTAGGGTGGACAGTGGTACCGTAAATGTTTTTGTTGAATGGAATATGAGCAAAAAAGCTTTGATTGTCTGGGGCGGTTGGGATGGGCACAAACCCAAAGAATGTGCACGACTTTTTGAAACCCTGCTGAAGGCGGAAGGGTTTTCAGTGGAGGTCTCCGACTCACTAGATTCTTTTCTGGATAAAGATAAATTAGCGGGATTAAGTCTGATCGTTCCGATGTGGACGATGGGCGAGATTACTGGAGAGCAATTTGCGGGCTTGAGTGCCGCGGTAAATTCTGGGGTCGGCTTAGGAGGCGTGCATGGCGGTATGGGGGACTCTTTCAGGAATAATTCCGATTACCAAATGATGGTGGGTGGGCAATTTGTCGGTCACCCGGGTAATGTCGTCAGCCATATCGTTCATATTACCGATCGCACAGATCCGATCACTGCGGGGATGAATGACTTTAGGCTGGAGACTGAACGTTACTACATGCATGTCGATCCGAGTAATGTGGTTTTGGCGACATTAACATTTGCCGGACACGAGGTCCCCGGTGGAGGCCAGCTCGTGATGCCGACAGTGTGGAAAAGGATGTACGGCCAGGGGCGTGTCTTCTACGCTTCCTGGGGTCATGACCCGAAAGATTTTGAAGGGGTTGAAGCTAAAGAAATCGTCCGTCGTGGATTGCTCTGGGCGGCGAAATAGTTTTTCTTTTTTTCGAATTGTTCCTAGTCTATCGTAATGAGTCAATGGTTGACATTCAGGCGGCAGCTCGAAGTGGCAGGATTCCGCATTGCTTTTTTGCTGGTGCCGCTGATTCCTCGTTTTGCGGTTTATCCCCTTTCCCGCCTGCTGGGGAGCTTGGCTTATCTCGTTGATCATAAAGACAGGAAAATCGCATTGACGAATCTGGAGCTGGCATTCGGGCCATCCATGACGCCTGCCCAGCGTGAGCAAATTGCCCGGAAAGGATTCGAGCAATTTGCCCAGGTCATTATCGACTCGTTATGGTGCCGGAATCTCAAGGCATCAAATATCCGGAAATACATGGACTATGAGGAAGGCAGCCTGGAGCTTTATGAAAAACTCGCCGCACGTGGCAAAGGGGTGATTTTCCTCGGGATGCACTACGGTAATTATGAGTGGATGAGCTTGGGATTTGGTTTTTATGGATACCCATCCCATGTTGTCGTGCAGGAACTCCGTAATCTCAAAGTCAATGAACTCTTTAACGAAGTGCGTGTGCGTTGCGGACACCGCTTGGTCTACCGCAAAAATGCGGCGGTAAAAATTTTTAAGGCACTGAAACGGGGCGAACCCCTCGGGTTACTCGTTGATCTGAACCTGAATGAATGGGAAGGACCGATTGCGGCCGAGCTTTTCGGGAAGCTGGTCCATGCAAATCCATTGCCTGCATTACTGGCTCTCCGGACGGGGGCGGCATTATTAGTTTCCCGGACATATTGGTGTGAGGAGAGGGGAAAATATCTCACGGTTTTCGGTCCGGAAATCCAATGGACAGAACAGGAAACAAAAGACCAGACCATCCGTGTGATTACGGAAACTTATATATCGATTTTTGAAGAGTTTATCCGTCAAGCTCCCCACCGTTGGTTATGGAGTTACAAACGCTGGAAATTCCGCCCGACACAAGAACTTCATGGTTACCCCGCTTATTCAAAGTACTCCAAAATATTGCATGAGTGGCAGAAAGTCACGGAATCGTAACGTGCGTAGTTCTTGCTGGTTGGAGGGTCGGAGTGTATAGATGCTCATTATGTCACAGAAGATATTGATTGTTGATGATGAGCCGGATGTTGTAGATCTTGTATCGTTTAATTTAAAAGGGGCAGGATTTTCTGTGGTCACTGCTGGTGATGGAAATTCCGCCCTGCAAATGGCCAAAGAGCATGTTCCATCCCTGATTATTCTCGATGTGATGATGCCCGGTATGGACGGGACGGAAGTTTGCAAGTTCCTTAAAAAAGACCCATTAACCTCCTCGATCCCTGTGGTCATGCTCACGGCTAAAGGCGAGACGGTGGATAAAATCCTGGGATTGGAACTGGGTGCGGACGATTATATTACGAAACCTTTTAGTCCGAGGGAATTGGTTTTGCGGGCGAAATCCATTCTTAAGAGAAGGGGATCAGAAAAGATAGAAGACACCCTCATTGTCGGTGAAATCACCCTAGATCGCGCGAGGCACGAGGTTTTTATCAAGGGGAAAGCCATTGTTTTAACCGCTACGGAATTCAAGCTCTTGAGCCTTTTAATCGAGAGAAAAGGCCGAGTTCAGAGCCGGGACCGCCTCCTGCAAGACGTTTGGGATTACTCCTCAGCGATCGATACACGGACAGTGGACACCCATGTCAGGCGTTTACGCAAAAAACTCGGCAAAAACGCAAAATTAATCGAGACGACAAGAGGTGTTGGCTATCGGATCCTGGATCCTGTATAGTACGGCCATGAGTTGGATTACTTTTATCATCTTGGTTCTTCTAATGTGGGCGGCGTTTTATTGGTATTACAGCCGTAAACAAGCCCGATGGATAAATTTGCTCAGTGCTATCAAGGATCTTTCCCTTGGAAATATGAATATTTCCGTACCACGCCCGGATAGTAAAATACACCTCGAAGCGGCCGGTTATGTCGATGAAATCAAGGGTCAACTCATCCGGCTCCGGAACCAATGTTCTGTAGAGGTTTCTAATTTACGGGGTATCCTCGACTCCATGACTGAAGGTGTCATGGTCGTTGATTCATTCGGGAAAATCCGGTTGGCCAATGAGCAATTAGTCCGCCTGTTTGGGCTCGGCAATGACCCCAAGGGACAAAGCCTCATGGAGGCCTTGCGTAACCACGCGATCTATGATGTCTTCCAGAAAGCTTCAAAAGTCGGAAAGGTTTTGGGCGAGGAAATCACTATGGGCCACGGGCAGGAATTATTTTTCGAGCTTAATGCCCTCAAGCTCCAAGGGGAGGGTGACCAGTTTAAAGGCGTCGTCTTTGTCTTCCACGATATCACCAAGATTCGGCGGTTAGAGAATGTCCGGAAAGAATTTGTGACCAATGCCTCCCACGAGTTACGGACCCCGTTATCA of the Verrucomicrobiota bacterium genome contains:
- a CDS encoding cysteine desulfurase family protein; this encodes MTPAPIYFDHLSSTEILPQILTSMGRFFSPAFSSPWSPHTGGNAAREALEEARKQFCALVGADDSYEVIFTGNGSEANNLVIKGRAFSSSKKDACLVYTATDHPSIIQSMRFLESLGFRTRKLPVDPQGFVDPVELRRMICADTVLVVTHLVNHDLGTLQPVDELVQMAHSAHVPVLIDATYGGGWRDLNLAGCPADFVTLSPHRFHGPKGVGVLVKKRHIPLTPLIHGGNQEHELRAGHENIPAIHGAGLAAGFIRDHPEKFIRNPRELQKLFLEQIAPIPGIKLNGPPIGDDLRAGNSLSLSVAGVDAEELILVCDRFGLQIAGGSACVSRTEKIPHTLQEIGLSEDSARGTVLMSFGITNTPAQIAPAAAVFAKAVERVRSLSPRWRISGEVKLHNPP
- a CDS encoding Mrp/NBP35 family ATP-binding protein, with protein sequence MSSPEITLEKIREVLSQVKYPGFSRDIVSFGLLKGVSVEQEPYGVLLEVTTTDQDLIGQIVKGAGEALSKLGPKFEIRISQKNAAQAPAQPVAGHSQSIPGIKYIIAVASGKGGVGKSTVAANLASAFRKMNLKTGLLDCDIYGPSMGLMFGTAERPHANEDQTIEPVVQFGIRLMSMGFLLEADAPAILRGPIVTRYTQQLLKQTRWGDLDVLVLDFPPGTGDIQLTIVQTVALSGAVIVTTPQDIALLDAKKGVAMFHKTNVPILGIVENMSYYHCPKCGNREEIFSHGGGKLQAAKMNVPFLGEVPLDIAIREGGDKGIPVVFGQPESEHANCFMQIARNVWTDLEQVKK
- a CDS encoding metal-sulfur cluster assembly factor — encoded protein: MTKKESKITVEQIYTALKNCFDPEIPVNIVDLGLVYDVVLEGNDVRVKMSLTTPGCHMGPSISNDAQSKVMAVEGVESCEIDIVWDPAWNQSMITADGRKKLGMV
- a CDS encoding ThuA domain-containing protein codes for the protein MSKKALIVWGGWDGHKPKECARLFETLLKAEGFSVEVSDSLDSFLDKDKLAGLSLIVPMWTMGEITGEQFAGLSAAVNSGVGLGGVHGGMGDSFRNNSDYQMMVGGQFVGHPGNVVSHIVHITDRTDPITAGMNDFRLETERYYMHVDPSNVVLATLTFAGHEVPGGGQLVMPTVWKRMYGQGRVFYASWGHDPKDFEGVEAKEIVRRGLLWAAK
- a CDS encoding lysophospholipid acyltransferase family protein, with amino-acid sequence MSQWLTFRRQLEVAGFRIAFLLVPLIPRFAVYPLSRLLGSLAYLVDHKDRKIALTNLELAFGPSMTPAQREQIARKGFEQFAQVIIDSLWCRNLKASNIRKYMDYEEGSLELYEKLAARGKGVIFLGMHYGNYEWMSLGFGFYGYPSHVVVQELRNLKVNELFNEVRVRCGHRLVYRKNAAVKIFKALKRGEPLGLLVDLNLNEWEGPIAAELFGKLVHANPLPALLALRTGAALLVSRTYWCEERGKYLTVFGPEIQWTEQETKDQTIRVITETYISIFEEFIRQAPHRWLWSYKRWKFRPTQELHGYPAYSKYSKILHEWQKVTES
- a CDS encoding response regulator, translating into MSQKILIVDDEPDVVDLVSFNLKGAGFSVVTAGDGNSALQMAKEHVPSLIILDVMMPGMDGTEVCKFLKKDPLTSSIPVVMLTAKGETVDKILGLELGADDYITKPFSPRELVLRAKSILKRRGSEKIEDTLIVGEITLDRARHEVFIKGKAIVLTATEFKLLSLLIERKGRVQSRDRLLQDVWDYSSAIDTRTVDTHVRRLRKKLGKNAKLIETTRGVGYRILDPV
- a CDS encoding ATP-binding protein, which produces MAIGSWILYSTAMSWITFIILVLLMWAAFYWYYSRKQARWINLLSAIKDLSLGNMNISVPRPDSKIHLEAAGYVDEIKGQLIRLRNQCSVEVSNLRGILDSMTEGVMVVDSFGKIRLANEQLVRLFGLGNDPKGQSLMEALRNHAIYDVFQKASKVGKVLGEEITMGHGQELFFELNALKLQGEGDQFKGVVFVFHDITKIRRLENVRKEFVTNASHELRTPLSIIKGYVETLADGAIDEPKTARKFIGIMQKHTERLAVLIEDMLELSRIESGRLDIRLEMVKVQPILLRVIQSFHSLTDRKKINIFSKANPGNIEWKVDSNLIERVIFNLVDNAIKYSPDGGEIRIETTVNDRDFLFSISDNGPGIPKESMEHLFERFYRVDKSRSNDSGGTGLGLSIAKHIIENHKGRIWVESTYGKGAAFSFTIPRS